The Pseudomonadota bacterium genome includes the window ACACAATTCACAATTCACAATTTATGATATAGGCCATCCTTATGCCACAAGACAATCTCCTTTGTATCGCTGTCATCACCGGAGCACACGGTGTGCACGGGAATTTGCGGGTAAGAACCTTTAGCCAAGATCCTCTTACCATTGATAAGTACAAAATGGTAAGCACAGAATCCGGAGTACTGCACAAAGTCAAAAATGTACGTGTGCACAAGGGCGATGACATCATCGTGAAATTTGAAGAAGTGACCAATCGCACCATGGCTGAAGCCATGAAGGGCATGAAGCTGTACATTCAACGTAGTGATTTGCCAAAACTCGAAGAGGAAGAATTTTATCATGCAGATTTAATTGGGCTTCAGGCGCAAACTCTTGAGGGTAAACCCTTGGGAACTGTTGCTGCCATTTATAACTTTGGTGCTGGGGATTTATTGGAAATTGCCTTAGATCAGCAGTCCAGCCCGTTGATCCTTCCCTTTACCAAGGTGTGCGTGCCTGAAATTCATATTGACAAAGGCTTGGTGGTTGTAGATATCAGTCAGATTTTGTCTAATGACGAGTTGACTCAGATTGAGAAGGTTGCATGAGCGCTACGCCTTGGAAGGCCCAGATTATCACTTTGTTTCCGGAGATGTTTCCAGGACCCCTTGGTGCCTCCATTATCGGGCGTGCCCTTGAAAAGGATGTGTGGTCGCTGGAAACCTTTGCACTACGTGATTTTGCTACCGATAAGCACCGCACAGTTGATCAACCGCCCTTTGGTGGCGGGGCAGGAATGGTGATGCGCCCAGATGTATTGGATGCTGCATTGGTTGAGCTGCACAAGGGCAAATCAGCGCCGGATGCCTTGATTTACTTTTCACCTCGTGGCAAACCCTTACAGCAGGTCCATGTAAAACAATTGGCAAAGGCAAAAAAAGTTGCTATGGTATGTACAAGATTCGAGGGAGTCGACCAACGTATTCTTGAGGAGTGGGATTTTGAAGAGGTCAGTCTTG containing:
- the rimM gene encoding ribosome maturation factor RimM (Essential for efficient processing of 16S rRNA) → MPQDNLLCIAVITGAHGVHGNLRVRTFSQDPLTIDKYKMVSTESGVLHKVKNVRVHKGDDIIVKFEEVTNRTMAEAMKGMKLYIQRSDLPKLEEEEFYHADLIGLQAQTLEGKPLGTVAAIYNFGAGDLLEIALDQQSSPLILPFTKVCVPEIHIDKGLVVVDISQILSNDELTQIEKVA
- the trmD gene encoding tRNA (guanosine(37)-N1)-methyltransferase TrmD, which produces MSATPWKAQIITLFPEMFPGPLGASIIGRALEKDVWSLETFALRDFATDKHRTVDQPPFGGGAGMVMRPDVLDAALVELHKGKSAPDALIYFSPRGKPLQQVHVKQLAKAKKVAMVCTRFEGVDQRILEEWDFEEVSLGDFVLAGAEIAAMALIEACVRLLPGVMSTPDSLVEESFSSGVMRGLLEYPHYTRPRIWKGREVPEVLLSGDHAKIRNWRLEQAKTITKLRRPDLWQRYQDQLQQIKRSNGDGRSKG